In Marinilabiliales bacterium, the genomic stretch CACTTACGTGGAAATTCTGGGACTTGTGGGAGACAATAACACCTGGAACCGTTCCCGGGGTTTTCACAGCGTGGTTGATGAGTTTCCGGGACTCAGGATGGTGGCGCAGCAGAGCGCCGATTTTGACAGGAACACCGCCATGGAGGTCATGGAGTCGATGCTGCAGGCACACCCCGATATTGATGCGGTATTTGCCGGTAACGATGCAATGGCGCTGGGTGCATACCAGGCGGTGCTGGCGGCAGGAAAAACTGACCAGATAAAAGTTTTCGGGTTTGACGGATCTGATGATGCCCTCAGGTCGATAGATGCAGGCAGGCTGACGGCGACTGTAATGCAGTTCCCGGTTATGATGGCAGAGATGTCGGCCGTTCTTGCCGATGAGTATCTGGACGGGAAACGAGATTTTGATTCCCGAACTCCCGTGGAGGTCATACTGGTAACACGTGATAATGTTTCTGAGTTCCTTGATTGAGCAGCCGGCTTTGCACGGCCATTGATATTAATATTTTAACAACTCATTTTATGTCGAAAAAAGCAGTTAATTACATTGCAGGGTCATTACTGGTTGTAGTGGTTATTGTATTGTCGATCGACATCCACAGCCTTGACAGGGAAAGGAGACGGCCGGTGAGCGAAGCATTTGATGTGGAGGAATATGTTGGGCACCTTTGGGAAAACCTGATGCCTGAACGCCTTGCAGAAGCGGCAGATCTGTCATACCTGCTTGAATTGCTCGGGGAAGACCCGGATGAGGCTTTTGATAACTATTCCCATAAACTCGGGATATCAAACACCTATTATTTTTATGTTTCAGGATCAGGCGTGGTTGAAGGGATTGGTGAAGAGACGGTAACCGTGACAGTGAATGAGACTATAACGACAGAGCTTGAAACAACCTTTGTATTCGGCAACGCGGTGCGTGACGGGTCGGGACTTGTAGATATTGACGAGTTTCTTAACATGATGGATTTCAACATGGTTTCGGTATACCTGAACCGCAAGGTCAAA encodes the following:
- a CDS encoding DUF2291 family protein; amino-acid sequence: MSKKAVNYIAGSLLVVVVIVLSIDIHSLDRERRRPVSEAFDVEEYVGHLWENLMPERLAEAADLSYLLELLGEDPDEAFDNYSHKLGISNTYYFYVSGSGVVEGIGEETVTVTVNETITTELETTFVFGNAVRDGSGLVDIDEFLNMMDFNMVSVYLNRKVKSEVIEPFMEELEPGTRIRFTGAAEINRLQDLPDPLRLIPIQISVSDGE
- a CDS encoding D-ribose ABC transporter substrate-binding protein; protein product: MRRDLVTLLILILLVPTLMCCQRNRGSEKGRMAVVISTLNNPWFVVLGESAASKAKELGYDAVIYDSQNNSAREAEHFDNIIAMGYDAILFNPTDADGSVGNVLRAREAGIPTFCMDREINSRDAAVTQLLSDNFTGCVKLGQHFVREMNQQGTYVEILGLVGDNNTWNRSRGFHSVVDEFPGLRMVAQQSADFDRNTAMEVMESMLQAHPDIDAVFAGNDAMALGAYQAVLAAGKTDQIKVFGFDGSDDALRSIDAGRLTATVMQFPVMMAEMSAVLADEYLDGKRDFDSRTPVEVILVTRDNVSEFLD